One stretch of Punica granatum isolate Tunisia-2019 chromosome 5, ASM765513v2, whole genome shotgun sequence DNA includes these proteins:
- the LOC116207604 gene encoding kinesin-like protein KIN-12C isoform X3 — protein sequence MSRDSSTSSFFAPKRSSQFESQENEFEASRGSALLRPPRTPLNSIPDPSQCQKETPDLDLDFRRKFEAARARRLSEKRAEVFDIAGANAGSSYSTPKGSSRGGKAHAESTSAQSTPARTGPRVSLGGPRGSQYNGGRGPSFSSRDSRGSHIANAEFSVECPHFELEEDSSFWRDHNVQVFIRIRPLSNLEKVSQGYGRCLRQESAQTLVWLGHPETRFTFDHVACETISQDKLFRVAGLPMVENCLSGYNSCMFAYGQTGSGKTYTMMGEINEVEGKLNEDCGITARIFEYLFARIRADEESRRDEKLMYSCKCSFLEIYNEQTTDLLEPSSTNLQLREDMKKGVYVENLTEYNVRTVQDVVKLLLQGAANRKMAATRMNGESSRSHSVFTCIIESSWEKDSMNHFRFARLNLVDLAGSERQKSSGAEGDRLKEAANINKSLSTLGLVIMTLVDLAHGKQRHVPYRDSRLTFLLQDSLGGNSKTMIIANVSPSICSANETLSTLKFAQRAKLIQNNAKVNEDASGDVTALQRQIQQLKGQLSFLLEHHNPPRSLLEGAQALEISSLSDLPEEYYSSGDRVSKYPEKRWSKKNIKFLAGNLANSLRKERNKDKELETLKAEIKHMNFLAREKEEDAQRTNAILKLREEKIQRLEMFVNGKVSADKHLVEENKALVEEIQLLRERIDSHPELIQLTLENNRLLQELQLYQNFYGRGERETLLAEISDLRYQLLEVLEGNAAIYGDMASQDLMDLQECQRMNFQLIREVEELRKELQKSLRCSRSTSNSLEVISIRSNSEDEMASYTQGDDSSEQNRVSQSYSSSLDMRYSQIEKELMDAKDFIEAMEAEEFRLNKELQRTQEENERFKAMLEKIDHLDGRPSHEPGNKSLDLVALGNKSTGIMGESEERERMAMKARLDRIVHELEEVTSLNNQYEQERASQLSHQKQVELVCEQVEMETTRTIVQLQEEVATLQLELHDKLSATTNENWRLREAIAAQQEEMRMLSADWENATLELTNFLLDGSRSLRDVSRHIASIAGSFPQANASIGIYVEKAAITCIEKEETKVLLQRSLEDAQKTVLEMEQKLGSLKGATIALSEFQHLTSEESTEETLDLNIQLQENKSTIKMLEDRAAEAERHIYAAFLVVKWLSDHYGIAQRNSIKGDTERGSLSKVVCSYENRNHRIPQMKDDSDSLAVEQLAQAKMARPGASRSKEASEECYGGREIFISAPQTDTPDEFDECGSLVRNMEREASDKGLQLKKLRRNRGAVESFSRDDCSFLKIENESHVLHQIKDELRETNHRLNAIKGCIDMTFGCKSMDEDLVDPYELSGSYSMSASDSDNIAMECESSSSDDACSSNSESVKQLKHSELQSQRYSQSDNSQMQPDKSSQSPFCTDTIVSLRKELGNAFDSFNKQYVRLAAIFNGIVKGGSPFGKDMNSEVVLSNHSLKAGAWCDIGGEEAAREKFQNANNFLMRLEETSSTIIEANLMLNELTKANENAKCLTKTWKQTGEALMVERTSLLEEVERLKASLNLKKEENELLKDTCHHAFIEIGDSLSLLEGCFKQIQRDVDGMFKAVHADVMSMRWDILEFLCSSKSSMEDLYSEIMEKSFAMFVVYQCHVEHIISKFPIFSLEAGIQPFERQERHQAGQHTICLEGQNGPTFSGEDGSKYRDHSDSLRKFYRGDVYLHQNDLTCDNSSLIKELERKEVLLKGLLFDFGLLQESASNTKMKLDESEKLLLSLSTVEKELDVKTSQLDEMMVLHRDLEDRLAGAERDLNISVSDLEQANRTVDILSGQNVELRALLKDLYLKKFEVEEQLDEQKEAVKGLEEEVLHLTSLMDRKAVSSVESKENELKLISNERDQLLEEVRSLNNKLELAYALADENEAIAVEARQVSEASKMYAEQKEEEVKILEHSVEELEHTINMLEKKVYEMDQDVERHRQVRDTLELELRALRQRMSTFEDFRGSFDLESTDNACFKDGVLGKAYGTPTELQEAHKQIKLLEEERAEQEREIKRCKEYISEVVLHSEAQASQYQQKYKALEVMFHEVNADQSNPTTRGPLFDKNEKCSTRTRGSSSPFRCISSIVQQMNTEKDRELSMAKQRMQELEALAASQQKEVCMLNTRLAAAENMTHDVIRDLLGVKLDMTNYANFVEQHQVQKLVETAFQHREDLHAKEQEVQNLRKQIEDLIEERESSITEANRKEADVLATEINLEQLQQRDQLLSAQNEMLKVDKSNLKRRVAELDEMVKALLVTQNAEKPFQHRSNAKESSLSRAGISDLNRRLAQSEKLLNRANDELTRHRSPSSSYLQDRTHGNAGSRRLSSVSKDFH from the exons GCTTTTCCTCCAGGGACTCCAGAGGGAGTCACATCGCAAATGCTGAATTTTCAGTGGAATGTCCGCATTTCGAGCTCGAAGAAGATTCTTCCTTTTGGAGAGATCACAATGTGCAG GTTTTCATACGGATTCGGCCGCTGAGCAACTTGGAAAAGGTTTCTCAAGGGTATGGGAGATGCTTGAGACAGGAGAGTGCGCAGACCCTGGTGTGGCTCGGTCACCCCGAGACCAGATTCACCTTTGATCACGTTGCATGCGAGACAATCTCCCAG GATAAACTGTTCAGAGTTGCGGGGCTGCCCATGGTGGAGAATTGCTTGTCGGGATATAATAGCTGCATGTTTGCTTATGGTCAG ACAGGCAGTGGAAAAACTTATACAATGATGGGTGAAATTAATGAGGTTGAAGGGAAGCTTAATGAAGATTGCGGGATAACTGCTCGGATATTCGAGTATCTATTTGCAAGGATTAGAGCG GATGAAGAGAGCAGGAGGGATGAAAAGCTAATGTACAGCTGCAAGTGTTCTTTCTTAGAGATATACAATGAGCAAACAACTGATCTCTTGGAGCCATCCTCAACAAATTTACAA CTTAGAGAGGACATGAAGAAAGGGGTTTACGTTGAGAACCTTACGGAATATAATGTAAGAACTGTCCAAGATGTTGTCAAGCTTCTGTTACAG GGTGCTGCGAACAGAAAAATGGCCGCAACCCGCATGAACGGCGAGAGCAGCAGATCCCACAGTGTCTTTACTTGTATTATTGAAAGCAGCTGGGAGAAAGATTCGATGAATCACTTTAGATTCGCCAGATTAAACTTAGTCGATTTAGCTGGTTCTGAGAG GCAGAAGAGCTCTGGTGCAGAAGGGGATCGGTTGAAGGAAGCAGCAAACATAAACAAATCTCTATCAACTCTCGG ATTGGTGATAATGACGTTGGTGGATTTAGCCCATGGTAAACAGAGGCATGTTCCTTACAGAGATTCTAGGCTCACATTCTTACTTCAG GATTCACTAGGCGGGAATTCAAAAACAATGATAATTGCAAATGTCAGCCCATCTATTTG TTCAGCAAATGAAACACTCAGCACTTTAAAATTTGCTCAGCGTGCAAAGCTTATCCAGAACAAT GCTAAAGTGAATGAGGATGCGTCAGGGGATGTAACTGCCTTACAGAGACAAATCCAACAATTGAAG GGCCAGTTATCATTTCTATTGGAGCATCATAACCCTCCACGGTCTCTGCTGGAAGGTGCTCAAGCTTTAGAAATTTCCAGCCTAAGTGACTTGCCAGAGGAATATTACTCTTCAGGAGACAGAGTATCAAAATACCCTGAAAAGAGATGGAGTAAGAAG aatattaaattcttgGCGGGCAATTTGGCTAATTCTTTGAGGAAAGAAAGGAATAAAGACAAGGAGCTCGAAACTTTGAAGGCTGAAATCAAACACATGAACTTTCTG GCACGTGAAAAGGAAGAGGATGCCCAGCGCACCAATGCAATCCTAAAGCTTCGCGAGGAGAAAATTCAAAGACTCGAGATGTTTGTGAATGGAAAAGTTTCTGCTGACAAACATCTTGTGGAAGAAAACAAGGCTTTAGTGGAGGAGATTCAACTGCTTCGAGAAAGAATTGACAGTCACCCGGAATTGATCCAGTTGACTTTGGAGAATAACAGACTTCTCCAGGAACTTCAATT GTACCAAAATTTTTATGGACGGGGCGAGCGCGAAACATTGCTGGCTGAAATTTCAGACTTGCGCTATCAG CTTCTTGAGGTGCTAGAAGGGAATGCCGCCATCTACGGGGACATGGCTTCTCAG GATCTGATGGACTTGCAAGAATGCCAGAGAATGAATTTCCAGCTAATTAG GGAAGTAGAAGAATTACGCAAGGAACTGCAGAAAAGTTTGCGCTGCAGTCGAAGCACTTCCAACTCT TTGGAAGTTATATCTATAAGGAGTAACTCAGAAGATGAAATGGCATCATACACCCAAGGAGATGACAGTTCTGAGCAAAACAGAGTCAGTCAGAGTTATAGCAGCTCTTTAGATATGCGGTACAGTCAAATTGAAAAGGAGTTGATGGATGCTAAGGACTTCATCGAAGCAATGGAAGCTGAGGAGTTTCGTCTTAACAAGGAACTGCAGCGCACACAGGAGGAAAATGAGAGATTCAAGGCGATGTTAGAGAAAATAGATCATTTAGATGGACGACCTTCACATGAACCTGGTAACAAATCCTTGGATTTGGTTGCGCTAGGAAACAAAAGCACGGGCATTATGGGGGAAAgtgaagaaagggaaaggATGGCTATGAAAGCCAGGTTAGATAGAATTGTGCATGAACTTGAGGAGGTCACATCCCTTAATAACCAGTACGAACAGGAACGCGCATCACAGCTATCTCACCAAAAACAAGTTGAACTGGTCTGTGAACAGGTTGAGATGGAGACAACCAGAACAATTGTTCAGTTACAAGAAGAGGTTGCCACCCTTCAACTAGAGCTTCACGACAAATTAAGTGCCACGACCAATGAAAATTGGAGGCTGAGGGAGGCAATTGCAGCTCAACAGGAGGAAATGAGAATGCTTAGTGCAGATTGGGAAAATGCTACCTTGGAATTGACAAATTTTCTATTAGATGGTTCCAGGTCCCTCAGAGATGTGTCCAGACATATAGCAAGTATTGCCGGCTCGTTTCCGCAAGCTAATGCTTCTATTGGCATATATGTTGAGAAAGCTGCCATAACTTGCATCGAGAAGGAAGAAACAAAAGTGCTGCTGCAAAGGAGCTTGGAAGATGCACAAAAGACTGTGCTGGAAATGGAGCAGAAACTTGGTTCCTTGAAAGGGGCAACAATTGCTTTAAGCGAATTCCAGCATTTGACTAGTGAAGAAAGCACCGAGGAGACATTAGACTTAAATATACAATTGCAGGAGAACAAAAGTACCATCAAGATGCTAGAGGATCGAGCTGCTGAAGCTGAAAGACATATTTATGCTGCATTTCTGGTTGTAAAATGGCTTTCTGATCACTATGGGATTGCACAGAGGAACAGTATTAAGGGGGATACTGAACGAGGTAGTCTTTCGAAAGTGGTTTGCTCCTATGAAAACAGAAATCATAGGATTCCTCAAATGAAGGATGACTCAGATTCTCTTGCAGTGGAACAGCTTGCTCAAGCCAAGATGGCAAGGCCAGGAGCATCCAGGTCTAAGGAAGCTAGTGAAGAGTGTTATGGTGGAAGGGAAATCTTTATttcagctccacaaacagataCTCCTGACGAATTCGATGAATGTGGCAGTTTGGTTCGCAATATGGAAAGGGAAGCTTCTGACAAAGGCTTACAGTTGAAGAAATTGAGAAGAAACCGTGGTGCTGTGGAATCATTTTCAAGGGATGACTGCAGCTTTCTGAAGATTGAAAATGAAAGTCATGTGCTTCATCAAATAAAGGATGAGCTAAGAGAAACTAATCATAGACTGAATGCTATAAAAGGTTGCATTGACATGACATTTGGATGCAAGTCTATGGATGAAGATTTGGTTGATCCATATGAGTTGAGTGGCAGCTATTCCATGTCAGCTTCCGACTCCGACAATATTGCTATGGAATGTGAATCTAGTAGTTCTGATGATGCATGCTCATCTAACTCAGAGTCTGTCAAACAGCTGAAGCATTCTGAATTGCAGAGCCAAAGGTATTCACAGTCTGATAATTCACAAATGCAACCTGATAAGTCTTCTCAGAGTCCATTCTGTACTGACACTATAGTGTCCTTGAGAAAGGAACTAGGGAATGCATTTGATTCGTTTAACAAGCAATATGTGCGATTAGCTGCAATTTTTAATGGGATAGTCAAAGGAGGAAGTCCCTTTGGTAAAG ATATGAACTCAGAGGTTGTGCTCTCTAATCATAGCCTAAAAGCTGGAGCATGGTGTGACATTGGTGGAGAG GAAGCTGCCCGTGAGAAGTTTCAAAATGCCAACAACTTCTTAATGAGACTCGAAGAAACCAGCAGTACAATCATAGAGGCTAATCTGATGTTAAATGAGTTGACAAAAGCAAATGAAAATGCGAAATGTTTGACAAAGACATGGAAGCAAACTGGTGAGGCCCTGATGGTAGAGAGAACCAGTTTGCTCGAAGAAGTTGAGCGCCTCAAAGCTTCTTTAAAcctaaaaaaagaagaaaatgagcTACTCAAAGATACTTGCCATCACGCTTTCATTGAGATTGGGGACTCGCTTTCTTTGCTCGAAGGATGCTTTAAACAAATCCAAAGAGATGTGGATGGGATGTTTAAGGCTGTGCATGCTGATGTTATGTCTATGAGATGGGATATACTGGAATTCCTTTGTAGCTCAAAGTCATCGATGGAGGATCTGTACTCTGAGATAATGGAGAAAAGTTTTGCTATGTTTGTGGTATACCAGTGCCATGTAGAGCATATTATCAGCAAGTTCCCAATTTTCAGTCTGGAAGCGGGAATCCAACCATTTGAACGTCAAGAAAGGCATCAGGCAGGGCAACATACAATTTGCCTTGAGGGCCAGAATGGACCTACTTTTTCTGGCGAGGATGGATCAAAGTATAGGGATCACAGTGATTCACTGAGGAAGTTCTACAGAGGAGATGTGTATCTACATCAGAATGACCTGACATGTGACAATTCTTCTTTAATCAAAGAATTGGAAAGGAAAGAAGTTCTATTGAAGGGCTTGCTCTTTGATTTTGGATTATTGCAAGAATCAGCTTCGAACACAAAGATGAAACTCGACGAGTCTGAAAAGCTGCTTCTTTCTTTGAGCACGGTTGAAAAAGAACTCGACGTCAAGACAAGCCAACTCGATGAAATGATGGTTCTCCATAGGGATCTAGAAGATCGTTTGGCAGGTGCAGAGAGGGACCTAAACATATCAGTGTCAGATCTTGAACAGGCAAATAGAACAGTTGATATATTGTCTGGACAAAATGTAGAGTTGAGGGCTCTTCTGAAAGATCTGTACTTAAAGAAATTTGAAGTTGAGGAACAACTAGATGAACAGAAGGAGGCTGTAAAAGGTTTGGAAGAGGAGGTTCTACACTTGACTTCCCTAATGGATAGAAAGGCAGTCTCTTCAGTAGAAAGCAAAGAGAATGAACTGAAATTGATTTCCAATGAGAGAGATCAGCTCCTTGAAGAAGTTCGCTCCCTGAATAACAAACTTGAGCTCGCTTATGCATTAGCAGACGAAAATGAAGCTATTGCTGTTGAGGCTCGGCAG GTGTCAGAAGCGAGTAAAATGTATGCTGAGCAAAAGGAAGAGGAAGTAAAAATTTTAGAGCACTCTGTTGAGGAGCTTGAGCACACAATAAATATGCTGGAGAAGAAG GTTTATGAAATGGATCAAGATGTGGAAAGGCATAGACAGGTAAGGGATACCTTGGAATTGGAACTTCGAGCTTTACGGCAAAGGATGTCAACCTTTGAAGATTTCCGAGGCAGTTTTGATTTAGAAAGCACAGACAATGCCTGCTTTAAAGATGGAGTACTTGG GAAAGCATATGGTACACCGACTGAACTTCAGGAAGCGcataaacaaattaaacttttaGAAGAGGAAAGAGCAGAACAGGAGAGAGAG ATCAAACGATGCAAAGAATACATCTCTGAGGTTGTATTGCATTCTGAGGCCCAGGCCTCCCAGTATCAACAGAAG TACAAGGCGTTGGAGGTGATGTTTCATGAAGTGAATGCCGATCAATCAAACCCGACGACAAGAGGCCCCTTATTCGATAAGAATGAAAAATGCTCAACTAGGACAAGAGGTTCCAGCTCCCCCTTTAGATGCATATCAAGTATAGTCCAGCAGATGAACACGGAGAAGGATCGGGAGTTGTCAATGGCGAAGCAACGAATGCAGGAACTAGAGGCACTTGCTGCCAGTCAGCAGAAGGAG GTATGTATGCTGAACACAAGGCTCGCTGCAGCAGAGAACATGACACATGATGTCATTCGAGATTTACTCGGAGTCAAATTAGACATGACTAACTATGCA AACTTCGTAGAGCAGCATCAGGTGCAGAAATTGGTGGAGACAGCATTTCAACACAGGGAGGATCTCCATGCAAAG gAGCAAGAAGTACAAAATTTGAGGAAGCAGATAGAAGATCTTATTGAAGAAAGGGAAAG CTCTATAACGGAAGCAAATAGGAAGGAAGCAGATGTTCTTGCTACTGAGATAAATCTGGAGCAGCTTCAACAGCGGGATCAGCTGCTCTCTGCTCAGAATGAAATGCTGAAG GTTGATAAAAGCAATCTAAAGAGGAGAGTTGCAGAATTGGATGAGATGGTGAAAGCACTTCTTGTAACACAGAATGCTGAAAAGCCCTTCCAGCATAGATCCAATGCTAAG GAGAGTAGCTTATCGAGAGCCGGTATCTCAGATCTCAATAGGAGACTAGCCCAGTCCGAGAAGCTCCTCAACCGTGCCAATGATGAACTCACTCGCCACCGGAGTCCCAGTAGCTCCTATTTACAAGACAGAACTCATGGaaatg CAGGAAGCAGAAGGCTCAGCTCTGTCAGCAAAGATTTCCATTAA